Proteins co-encoded in one Rattus rattus isolate New Zealand chromosome 5, Rrattus_CSIRO_v1, whole genome shotgun sequence genomic window:
- the LOC116900118 gene encoding olfactory receptor 50-like: MRMDNESTVSEFILLGLPIRAEDQAVYSALILTMYLTTVLGNLLIILLIRLDSHLHTPMYFFLSHLAFTDISFSSVTVPKMLVNMLTHSQSISYTGCVSQVYFFIVFASIDSFLLTSMAYDRYVAICYPLHYTLIMNMTVCVLLVVISWTLSSANALVQTLLLARLSHFRNNTIPHYFCDLSTLLKLSSSDTTINDLIILILGNAVITVPFICILVSYGYIGLTILKTPSIKGICKALSTCGSHLCVVSLYYGAIIGLYFVPSSKNASEKNVIVAIMYTVVTPMLNPFIYSLRNRDMKGALRSILSRMK, translated from the coding sequence atgAGGATGGATAATGAGAGCACAGTGTCTGAGTTCATCCTCCTGGGGCTCCCCATTCGAGCAGAGGACCAAGCTGTGTATTCTGCCCTGATCCTGACCATGTACCTGACAACTGTGCTGGGGAACCTGCTCATCATCCTGCTCATCAGGCTGGACTCTcacctccacacccccatgtacttcttcctcagtcacttgGCTTTCACAGACATCTCATTCTCATCAGTCACAGTTCCAAAGATGCTTGTGAATATGCTGACACACAGTCAGTCCATCTCATATACTGGGTGTGTTTCCCAAGTGtattttttcatagtttttgCTAGTATTGatagctttcttctgacctccatggcatACGACAGGTATGTGGCCATCTGCTATCCTCTGCACTATACCCTCATCATGAATATGACTGTTTGTGTTCTTCTAGTAGTAATTTCCTGGACCTTATCTTCAGCCAATGCCCTTGTGCAAACCCTCCTTTTGGCTCGCCTATCTCACTTTAGAAATAATACCATCCCCCACTATTTCTGTGACCTCTCTACTTTGTTGAAGCTGTCCAGCTCAGACACTACCATCAATGATCTCATCATCCTTATTTTAGGTAATGCGGTTATTACCGTGCCATTCATATGCATTCTGGTCTCTTATGGTTACATTGGACTCACCATTCTGAAAACTCCCTCCATCAAGGGAATCTGCAAAGCCTTGTCCACTTGTGGCTCTCACCTCTGTGTCGTTTCCTTGTACTATGGAGCCATCATTGGACTATATTTTGTCCCCTCATCTAAGAACGCAAGTGAGAAAAATGTCATTGTGGCTATAATGTACACTGTGGTCACACCTATGCTTAATCCATTTATCTATAGTCTGAGGAATCGGGATATGAAAGGAGCGCTGAGAAGTATCCTCAGCCGAATGAAATGA